A DNA window from Camelina sativa cultivar DH55 chromosome 17, Cs, whole genome shotgun sequence contains the following coding sequences:
- the LOC104758851 gene encoding uncharacterized WD repeat-containing protein C2A9.03-like has translation MSNYQGDDAEFMEDEDSEMEDVDDDFDEDFRGDDLAESDSDVDEFDYSNNKIADTSADQARKGKDXSFPRIFLFKTKKYRQTRLEQYKNYENVPNSGESSGKECMVTEKGAVFYDFWRNTRSIKSSILHFQLRNLVWATSKHDVYLMSQYLVSHYSTLTSGKHEVLNVQGHVSPSEKHPGSLLEGFTKTQVSTLAVRDKFLVAGGFQGELICKHLDRPGVSFCSRTTYDDNAITNAIEIYNKPSGALHFTASNNDCGVRDFDMERYQLVNHFRFPWPVNHTSLSPDGKLLTIVGDNPEGLLVDPNTGKTLGTVSGHLDFSFASAWHPDGVTFSTGNQDKTCRVWDIRNLSKSVAVLRGNLGAIRSIRYTSDGKYMAMAEPADFVHVYDVSKGYETEQEIDFFGEISGISFSPDTEALFIGVWDRTYGSLIEYARHHNYSYLDSLL, from the exons ATGTCCAATTACCAAGGGGACGATGCTGAGTTCATGGAAGATGAAGATAGTGAAAtggaagatgttgatgatgatttcgaTGAGGATTTTCGTGGCGATGATTTGGCTGAATCCGATTCCGATGTCGACGAGTTTGACTACTCT AATAATAAAATAGCTGATACTTCAGCTGACCAAGCCCGTAAAGGGAAAGACNTGTCTTTTCctaggatttttctttttaagactA AGAAATACAGACAAACTAGACTAGAACagtataaaaattatgaaaatgttcCTAATTCTGGTGAATCCTCTGGGAAA GAATGCATGGTCACAGAGAAAGGGGCTGTTTTTTATGATTTCTGGCGGAATACTAGATCTATCAAATCAAGTATTCTTCATTTCCAG TTGAGGAATTTGGTTTGGGCAACTTCTAAGCACGATGTCTACCTTATGTCACAATATTTGGTGAGCCACTATTCTACTTTGACATCCGGAAAGCATGAAGTTCTCAATGTTCAAGGTCATGTTTCCCCATCTGAG AAACATCCTGGAAGTTTGTTGGAGGGATTTACAAAGACTCAAGTGAGTACACTTGCAGTGAGAGATAAATTTCTAGTTGCAGGCGGATTTCAAGGAGAACTTATATGCAAG CATCTTGATAGACCTGGTGTGAGCTTTTGTTCACGTACAACTTATGATGACAATGCTATAACCAATGCTATTGAGATTTATAACAAACCCAG TGGGGCGCTTCATTTCACTGCCTCAAATAATGATTGTGGAGTCAGAGATTTTGATATGGAGAGATACCAGCTTGTTAACCATTTTCGCTTTCCTTGGCCGGTGAAT CACACATCTTTAAGTCCTGATGGTAAATTATTGACGATTGTGGGAGACAACCCAGAAGGCCTTCTGGTAGACCCCAACACAGGAAAG ACGCTGGGAACGGTATCAGGACATTTGGACTTTTCCTTTGCATCGGCATGGCACCCAGATGGGGTTACTTTCTCCACGGGTAACCAGGACAAGACCTGCCGGGTTTGGGACATTCGCAACCTGTCAAAATCTGTTGCTGTCTTGAGGGGTAACCTTGGAGCAATCCGATCCATCCGCTACACATCAGATGGGAAATACATGGCCATGGCTGAGCCGGCTGACTTTGTCCATGTGTACGATGTCTCAAAAGGGTATGAAACGGAGCAAGAGATTGACTTCTTTGGGGAGATCTCCGGAATATCCTTTAGCCCTGACACAGAAGCGCTCTTCATTGGCGTTTGGGACCGCACTTACGGAAGTCTAATTGAGTATGCCCGGCACCACAACTACTCCTACCTTGATTCATTACTATAA
- the LOC104758849 gene encoding putative high mobility group B protein 11, whose protein sequence is MLILSLKVEHYFYLSNKNTQKELMSTGKSQIEVVTANGFSTLEKGSSSRTSTYEDFVQNSELFWDTLRDFFQSSGGELKIPVVEGKRLDLHRLFIEVTSRGGLEEVINNRRCKEVIEVFKFKTAVTNAAHVLKTNYRKTLLQFEHAYFQAPRSTFQGNGMEMKPGAVVTGRIDEKFGSGYLVTMKMGSKEFKGVIFHTSSQEDPTTHRNKRAKSSHGRPKFPRSSYNFFFAEQHVRIKAEGGGRKGPFTKEIAEMWKNLSESDKKVYQEIFLKDKERYKMELSQDKASKYSYAAKIVAATDAVETVAETNATETVAAVNAAETVAATNAAEAVAETDAAETVADTDAAEAVAETDAMEIVAETDAAETVAATNAAEAVAETNAAETVADTDAVKAVAETDAAEAVAETDAMEIVAETDAAETIAVTDAMEIVAETNAAKAVAETDAAETVAATDAAETVVVTDPMEIVAETDAAKTVAETDAAETVAATDAAETVAVTDAMEIVAATDAAASASASETVDEASE, encoded by the exons ATGCTCATTTTATCTCTGAAAGTTGAACACTATTTCTACCTCTCAAACAAAAACACCCAAAAGGAACTGATGTCGACAGGTAAATCACAAATTGAAGTGGTTACAGCTAATGGATTTTCTACTTTAGAGAAAGGCAGTTCCTCTCGTACATCTACGTATGAGGATTTTGTCCAAAATTCTGAACTTTTCTGGGATACGCTCCGAGATTTTTTCCAATCTTCTGGTGGAGAACTTAa GATTCCTGTTGTGGAAGGAAAACGTCTCGATCTGCATCGGCTGTTCATTGAGGTCACATCTCGTGGTGGTCTTGAAGAG GTGATCAACAATCGCAGATGCAAAGAAGTGATTGAAGTATTTAAGTTTAAGACAGCAGTAACAAATGCAGCACATGTTTTAAAGACTAATTATCGTAAAACGCTCCTTCAGTTTGAGCATGCGTACTTCCAAGCTCCGCGCTCTACATTTCAGGGCAATGGCATGG AAATGAAACCTGGCGCCGTGGTTACTGGGAGGATTGATGAGAAGTTCGGAAGCGGTTACCTGGTAACCATGAAGATGGGCTCAAAAGAGTTCAAAGGAGTGATATTCCACACTTCTTCTCAAGAGGATCCTACAACTCATAGGAATAAGAGAGCCAAGTCATCTCATGGACGACCTAAGTTCCCAAGAAGCAGTTATAACTTCTTCTTTGCCGAGCAACACGTGAGGATTAAAGCTGAGGGCGGTGGACGAAAGGGACCTTTCACCAAGGAAATTGCGGAAATGTGGAAGAATCTCTCTGAATCTGATAAAaag GTTTATCAAGAGATATTTCTTAAGGATAAGGAGAGGTACAAGATGGAGTTGTCACAGGACAAAGCTTCAAAGTATTCTTATGCGGCGAAAATTGTAGCTGCGACTGATGCAGTGGAAACTGTAGCTGAGACCAATGCAACAGAAACTGTAGCTGCCGTCAATGCAGCGGAAACTGTAGCTGCGACCAATGCTGCGGAAGCTGTTGCTGAGACCGATGCTGCGGAAACTGTAGCTGATACCGATGCAGCGGAAGCTGTAGCTGAGACTGATGCAATGGAAATTGTAGCTGAGACTGATGCAGCGGAAACTGTAGCTGCGACCAATGCTGCGGAAGCTGTAGCTGAGACCAATGCTGCGGAAACTGTAGCTGATACCGATGCAGTGAAAGCTGTAGCTGAGACCGATGCAGCGGAAGCTGTAGCTGAGACTGATGCAATGGAAATTGTAGCTGAGACTGATGCAGCGGAAACTATAGCTGTGACTGATGCAATGGAAATTGTAGCTGAGACCAATGCAGCAAAAGCTGTAGCTGAGACCGATGCAGCGGAAACTGTAGCTGCGACTGATGCAGCGGAAACTGTAGTTGTGACTGATCCAATGGAAATTGTAGCTGAGACCGATGCAGCAAAAACTGTAGCTGAGACCGATGCAGCGGAAACTGTAGCTGCGACTGATGCAGCGGAAACTGTAGCTGTGACTGATGCAATGGAAATTGTAGCTGCGACTGATGCAGCTGCAAGTGCAAGTGCATCGGAGACTGTGGATGAGGCAAGTGAGTAG
- the LOC104758850 gene encoding photosystem I reaction center subunit V, chloroplastic-like, producing MATSASALLSPTTFSTAISQKNPNSISFHGLRPLRLGGSSSSAFPKLSTTAGRKSSSAVVRAELSPSVVISLSTGLSLFLGRFVFFNFQRENVAKQGLPEQNGKTHFEAGDDRAKEYVSLLKSNDPIGFNIVDVLAWGSIGHIVAYYILATSSNGYDPSFFG from the coding sequence ATGGCTACAAGCGCATCAGCTTTGCTCTCACCAACCACATTCTCAACTGCAATCTCTCAGAAGAACCCTAACTCCATCTCATTCCATGGCCTTCGTCCTCTCCGTCTCGgtggctcctcctcctccgcctttCCCAAACTATCAACCACAGCCGGAAGAAAATCCTCCTCCGCCGTTGTGAGAGCTGAGCTTAGCCCTTCCGTGGTCATAAGCCTCAGCACAGGTCTCTCCCTCTTCCTTGGCCGTTTCGTCTTCTTCAACTTCCAGAGAGAGAACGTTGCGAAACAGGGCTTACCGGAGCAGAACGGGAAGACCCACTTCGAAGCTGGAGATGATCGTGCAAAAGAATACGTCAGCCTCTTGAAATCGAACGATCCGATTGGATTCAACATCGTTGATGTTCTTGCTTGGGGTTCTATTGGACACATCGTTGCTTACTACATCTTGGCTACTTCCAGCAATGGATACGACCCTAGCTTCTTCGGCTGA
- the LOC104760041 gene encoding phosphatidylinositol/phosphatidylcholine transfer protein SFH13-like — MQSRASDANGYYSCDDKFAVPDKAGNRKGQERQSHYQMFELNQTPLGLKCETSPPGAPIIPRLHGLRGTIDKIKCENLAKRLLSLMLKLAAVFRCTPFELLRSQTTVSPSSRTEDESRCSLIPTPRQPTMKDRILPCLERIQKLEKTYEDIRNKPVAIPVEKERMLMDSLDRIKSVEFDLDKTKRLLHATVMKQMEITEMLQSLRDSQLHRRRRLFC; from the exons ATGCAGTCTAGAGCATCAGATGCTAACGGCTATTATAGTTGCGATGACAAGTTTGCCGTACCTGACAAAGCTGGTAACCGAAAAGGCCAAGAAAGGCAATCCCATTACCAAATGTTCGAACTCAATCAAACACCTCTCGGTTTAAAATGTGAAACATCTCCACCAG GTGCTCCCATCATTCCTAGGCTTCATGGTTTAAGGGGAACAATTGACAAGATAAAATGTGAGAACCTAGCGAAAAGGCTACTTTCTTTAATGCTGAAACTAGCTGCTGTATTCCGCTGTACTCCGTTTGAGCTTCTGAGAAGCCAGACTACAGTTAGCCCTTCAAGTCGAACAGAAGATGAGAGTAGGTGCAGCCTCATCCCAACCCCTAGACAGCCCACAATGAAAGACCGGATTCTTCCATGTTTGGAGCGTATTCAGAAACTGGAGAAAACTTACGAGGATATCCGGAACAAACCCGTTGCAATACCTGTAGAGAAGGAGAGAATGTTGATGGATTCTTTAGACAGAATCAAGTCGGTTGAGTTTGATCTCGATAAAACAAAGAGG CTTTTACACGCTACGGTGATGAAACAGATGGAGATTACTGAAATGTTGCAAAGTTTACGAGATTCCCAACTTCAC agaagaagaagattgttctGTTAA